A window of the Cystobacter fuscus genome harbors these coding sequences:
- a CDS encoding GNAT family N-acetyltransferase: MHLPTLETKRLRIRPLRMEDLDDCHQLYVDIDWTDKAVSADENLKRRREWLEWTVRNYEQLARLYHPPYGERAVELKESGQFVGLVGLVPLLEPFGQLPSFGGVEGSRFSAEVGLFWATAPAWQRRGYATEAARALVEHAFSSLKLGRILAGTQRANTASMAVMRQLGMRIEENPFPEPPWFQVTGILEAASW; the protein is encoded by the coding sequence ATGCATCTGCCCACGTTGGAAACGAAGAGGCTGCGGATCCGGCCGCTGCGGATGGAGGATCTGGACGACTGCCACCAGCTCTACGTCGACATCGACTGGACGGACAAGGCGGTGAGCGCGGACGAGAACCTGAAGCGGCGCCGCGAGTGGCTGGAGTGGACGGTCCGCAACTACGAGCAGCTCGCGCGGCTGTACCACCCCCCCTATGGGGAACGGGCAGTTGAACTCAAGGAGAGCGGCCAGTTCGTGGGACTGGTGGGCCTCGTGCCGTTGCTGGAGCCCTTCGGCCAGTTGCCCTCTTTTGGTGGAGTGGAAGGCTCGCGCTTCTCCGCGGAGGTCGGGCTCTTCTGGGCAACGGCACCGGCCTGGCAGCGACGGGGATACGCCACGGAGGCCGCTCGCGCACTGGTGGAGCATGCCTTCAGCAGCTTGAAGCTGGGCCGGATCCTGGCGGGGACCCAGCGAGCCAACACCGCCTCGATGGCGGTGATGCGCCAGTTGGGGATGCGCATCGAGGAGAATCCGTTCCCCGAGCCGCCCTGGTTCCAGGTCACCGGCATCCTGGAAGCAGCTTCCTGGTAG
- a CDS encoding NUDIX hydrolase produces MSEGRPWEGNWRVRLYERIRERGYESLTAFAEARPTASLVALAKELGEDDLNAVQVFTGLVAEAERTHQLTRLVRAQLVRELCECLPDGWPAVLDDASRFKVAKAIGLWIAFTPEPHKERARQVRTALLATPPPPKWRPLGPDDELLRTLLPDETV; encoded by the coding sequence ATGAGCGAGGGACGTCCCTGGGAGGGCAACTGGAGGGTCCGCTTGTATGAGCGGATCCGCGAGCGCGGTTATGAATCGCTCACCGCCTTCGCCGAGGCACGCCCCACCGCCTCACTGGTGGCGCTCGCCAAGGAGCTTGGCGAAGACGACCTCAACGCCGTGCAGGTGTTCACCGGATTGGTGGCTGAAGCAGAGCGGACTCATCAGCTCACCCGTCTGGTGCGCGCACAACTCGTGCGCGAACTGTGCGAGTGTCTTCCTGACGGCTGGCCGGCCGTACTGGACGACGCCAGCCGTTTCAAGGTCGCCAAGGCGATCGGCTTGTGGATTGCCTTCACCCCAGAACCCCATAAGGAGCGTGCCAGGCAAGTCAGGACAGCGCTCCTCGCCACGCCGCCTCCCCCCAAATGGCGCCCTCTTGGTCCCGACGATGAACTGCTGCGCACGCTCCTGCCCGATGAGACAGTCTAA
- a CDS encoding acyl-CoA-binding protein produces MSDLNARFQEAQVQVKTLSKRPDNDTLLQLYSLFKQATEGEVKGSRPGMMDFTGRAKYDAWAKLKGTPPDTAKQRYVELVNRLLGK; encoded by the coding sequence ATGTCCGACCTGAATGCCCGGTTCCAGGAAGCGCAAGTCCAGGTGAAGACGCTGTCGAAGCGTCCCGACAACGACACCCTGCTCCAGCTCTACTCCCTCTTCAAGCAGGCGACGGAGGGCGAGGTGAAGGGGTCGCGTCCGGGCATGATGGATTTCACCGGCCGCGCCAAGTACGACGCCTGGGCCAAGCTCAAGGGCACCCCGCCCGACACGGCGAAGCAGCGCTATGTCGAGCTGGTGAATCGCCTGCTGGGGAAGTGA